The following are encoded in a window of Peromyscus eremicus chromosome 12, PerEre_H2_v1, whole genome shotgun sequence genomic DNA:
- the Yars2 gene encoding LOW QUALITY PROTEIN: tyrosine--tRNA ligase, mitochondrial (The sequence of the model RefSeq protein was modified relative to this genomic sequence to represent the inferred CDS: deleted 1 base in 1 codon): protein MAAPVLSRLCCRPQSGVWPRGLRLVRLGARGMLAAPRARGLFKEFFPESGTKTELPELFDRRRAGSSPQTVYCGFDPTGDSLHVGHLLTLLGLFHFQRAGHNVIALVGGSTARLGDPSGRTKGREAQSAQCVQANARALRLGLETLAANHARLFADGRPWGTFTVLDNAAWFQEQHLVDFLATVGGHFRMGTLLSRLSVQSRLKSPEGMSLAEFFYQVLQAYDFYYLFQRYGCRVQLGGADQLGNIMSGYEFIHKLTGEDVFGITVPLITSTTGAKLGKSAGNAVWLNREKTSPFELYQFFVRQQDDCVERYLKLFTFLPLPEIEHIMQLHVREPEKRGAQKRLAAEVTKLVHGQEGLDSAYRCTQALYHSSIEALEVMSDQELKELFKEASFSELVLDPGTSVIDTCRKANAIPDGPRGYQMITEGGVSINHRQVTNPESVLVIGQHILKNGLSLLKIGKRNFYVIKWLQL from the exons ATGGCGGCGCCCGTGCTGAGCCGCCTGTGCTGCAGGCCCCAGTCGGGGGTCTGGCCGCGCGGGCTGCGCCTGGTGCGCCTAGGCGCGCGGGGGATGCTGGCGGCGCCAAGGGCCCGGGGCCTGTTCAAGGAGTTCTTCCCCGAGAGCGGCACGAAGACCGAGCTCCCCGAACTCTTCGACCGCCGCAGGGCGGGCTCGTCGCCCCAGACCGTGTACTGCGGTTTCGACCCCACGGGCGATTCGCTCCACGTGGGGCACCTGCTAACTTTGTTGGGTCTGTTCCACTTTCAGCGAGCCGGCCACAACGTGATCGCGCTCGTAGGGGGCTCCACTGCCCGCCTGGGGGACCCTAGCGGCCGGACCAAGGGGCGCGAGGCGCAGAGCGCGCAGTGCGTGCAGGCCAACGCGCGCGCCCTGCGGCTGGGGCTCGAGACCCTGGCTGCCAACCACGCGCGGCTCTTCGCGGACGGGCGGCCCTGGGGCACTTTCACCGTGCTCGACAACGCCGCCTGGTTCCAGGAGCAGCACCTGGTGGACTTCCTGGCCACAGTGGGCGGCCACTTCCGCATGGGCACGCTGCTCAGCCGGCTGAGCGTGCAGAGTCGCCTCAAGAGCCCCGAGGGCATGAGCCTGGCGGAGTTCTTCTACCAGGTGCTCCAGGCCTATGACTTCTACTACCTCTTCCAGCGCTATGGATGCCGGGTCCAGTTGGGCGGAGCAGATCAGCTGGGCAACATCATGTCTGGATACGAGTTCATCCACAA GTTGACTGGAGAAGATGTATTCGGAATCACTGTTCCTCTCATTACAAGTACAACTGGAGCGAAGTTGGGGAAGTCTGCTGGCAACGCCGTTTGgctaaacagagagaaaacatcaCCATTTGAACTTTATCAGTTCTTTGTCAGACAGCAAGATGATTGTGTAGAAAG GTACCTGAAGCTCTTCACTTTTCTCCCCCTTCCAGAGATTGAACACATTATGCAGCTGCATGTTAGAGAACCAGAAAAGCGGGGTGCTCAGAAACGACTTGCTGCAGAAGTAACAAAGCTTGTTCATGGACAAGAAGGTCTGGACTCTGCCTA CAGGTGTACACAAGCCCTTTACCATAGCAGCATAGAGGCACTGGAGGTCATGTCTGACCAAGAATTAAAAGAATTGTTT AAAGAAGCTTCATTTTCTGAATTAGTTCTCGACCCTGGAACAAGTGTCATAGATACTTGCCGAAAAGCAAATGCCATTCCAGATGGTCCCCGAGG GTATCAGATGATAACAGAAGGCGGAGTCAGTATAAATCACAGACAGGTAACAAATCCTGAGAGTGTTTTAGTAATTGGACAACATATTCTCAAGAATGGACTTTCCTTACTTAAAATAGGAAAAAGGAATTTCTACGTTATAAAATGGCTTCAGTTGTGA